The stretch of DNA CGGGTATATGACCCGGCAGGGAACCAAGGTAGCGCCGTCTTCTGTTTTAATTGTGTCTGGTGCTATGCAGGGATTTGGCTTGATTGCATCCGGCCTGCTTGAGCGGGGATCTTCTGTTTTACTCGAAGAGCCTTCTTATCTGTACTCCATCCGTACTTTTCAGTCGCTTGGCATGTCACTCAAAGGCATTGAGATGGATGGTGATGGAGTAAAACTGGATTCACTGCAGAAGACTTGGACGTCCGGCCAAAAAGGAGCGCTTTATACCATTCCCTGCTTTCATAACCCGACCGGTATTTTAATGAGCGAAACAAGAAGAAAAGAAGTGCTGTCTTTTTGCAGCACAAACCGCCTGCCTGTAATTGAAGATGATATTTACCGGGATTTATGGCTCGATGAACCGCCGCCGCCTTCTTTAAAATCAATGGATGAGACCGGTAACGTGCTTTATATTGGCAGCTTGTCAAAAACGTTGAGTCCCGGCCTGCGGATCGGCTGGATCGCCGGCTCTGATTCCGTTATTGAACGGCTGGCAGACTTGAAAATGCAGGCTGATTACGGAACGAGTTCCCTCTCGCAGCGTGTAGCAGCTGAGTGGCTTGGTGAAGGGCTCTATGAACATCATCTTGAATATGTCCGTAAAGAGCTGAAAAAGCGGCGGCAGGCGGCTTCTGAGTCGCTTCAAAGGCACCTATCAGATGTCGCGCAATGGACAATGCCAAACGGCGGATTTTTTGTCTGGCTTCGTTTGAATCAGCCTATTTCTTTAAGAGAGTTATATACAGAAGCATTAAATGAAGGGATTTTATTTCATCCGGGAAGTATTTACACAGAGGGTACGTCACGGGCGATTCGGCTCTCATACGGCTATGCCCGTCCCGATCAGTTTGAAGAAGGCATCAAACGGATGAAAAAATGGATTGTTGCTTTATCAAAATAACTAAAGGAGTATCACACATGGTCATTACAGAACATACAGTTGAAAAAATAGAAGATCCATTTGGCATTTTAGAGGGAGATCGATATGAATATCGCCTTTTTGCTTCCGTAGATGAAGAGGATGAGTTGTATTCACCAGAAGGCTTTTATATCCGCGTTTTGTACGCAGTAACGGAATCTGGACAGCACATAGCCGGTTTATTTTTGCATAACCGCATAGATGACAGCGTATTGGATTTTGAACTAGAAGAAGATGAAGTGGAAATGGTTCGCGAATACTGCGCTTCTCAACTTTCCTAAACAGTAAAAACCCCGTCTGCTATCAATGCTGACGGGGTTTTTACATGGCTTCACTGACGGCTGTTTCCGTAACGACCAATCCCTTCTTCCTTATTGGGCTTTTTGAATATATAACTTCATCTGCTCTTCTGTTAAGTTGTGCATAAAGCGATAAAACGGAATTTTTTTAATTCCAAACGCCTTGCACATTTCCAAATAATATTCATATGCTTCCCGGTACATCTCCATATTTGCCACCCTTTCTGTTATATAACAATTTATTTTTGTTTTAATTAATATATAACAGAGTGAAAAGGTTGTCAATTTCTTTCGATAAAAAAAAGCAGAAAGATTTCTGCTTTTTAATGAATAATCACTTCATCTTCATCTTCTGGATCTACGGCCTGATCAATAAATACTTTTGTGCGGATGAACCATTTATGTGTTTCATCGGTTTTATGACTCTGCAAAGGAATCTTGATAGAAAATGGAACCTTATGTGCCTCACTTGCTTTTATATTCCGTTTAAATGGCAGGATAACTTCTTGGAAATGTTTTTCGTGCCATGAAAAATCACTGTCTTCCTTTACTTCTTCATACTGAAGATAAAGCAATATTTGAATTTTATCAATCGGCTCTTCTACTTTTCCTCCCTTTATGTGGACATAACCGTTTATCGTTTCTCCCGGCGATACCGTTTTTTGATCTATCATCGTATCTACTTTAACGCTTCCTATGCCAATGCTCGAAAAAAAATCTTTCCACATGTACTGTTCCTCCTGTTTTTAGTTTTCTTTTCCCTGAACAGGTTGTTTTTATAACGTTTTTTTGGTTATTTTATTTGAATTTTGCACATAATGCATTATTAACAAAATAACAGTAATTGGTTAAAATTCTTTTTTCCATACTGGATAAAAAAACTTGGTGCCTTTTTTATTGTATGGAAGCAGCTTCATGTCGGCGATCAAATGAGATAAGTATGCAAGCATTAAAACGGTTTGAAGCCCTTGAATCGGGAACTTTTGGGCAATTTCAGCGGCAACAAAATAAAAAAGAACCATCCCAATAAAAGAGTGTGTCCATGTCCGATGGGAAACGACAGAAGCAAATATAATAAACAGTCCTAAGTAAACAATCCATATTTCCTGTATGTACCACCCTGCATATGCGGCGATCGCTCCGGTTAAAAACAGTGATGTTCTTTGCTTAATAAACAGTCTTGGCAGAAGCAGCATCCCAAGGCTGACAAGAAAGCCGGTTACTTGTTTTACACCGAACAGCATAAAATAACTGTATAAAGCCAGCAGCACACCGGCTGCCGCAAAAAACAACACAAGCCATTTCTTTTCTACCGTAATTTTATTTGCCAGTTTTCCGTTCACATCCAGATCGGGAACTAATGCGGTAACGGCTCCGGCAAAACCGAAAAGAGCCGTTTCAACGATTGAAGACTGCGACCAGACAGCTATGCCCACCCCTGTAACAGCCCCAATCGCCATATGGGAAGATCCTTTCACGATTCCTCATCCTTTCATCATATAAAAAGCCGCCCTTTTACCGGACGGCTTTTTACTTTTATAAATTGTCCATAATTTGAAGCATCCAGTCTTGTACTGCTTCAATATGCTCTGTAGAAATTTCCATTTCACATAGTACAGTGCCCTTGCCGATAATTTTCAGCACTGGAACAATAGCCGGCTTTTTAGGATTGTAAGAATAAACAACTGTATCAATATGTTTGATCGGTATCCGCGTATTCGTTAACATCCCTATGCTTTTTAAGTATCCATTTTCTACTTTTACGCAGTTTTTCTTCCAGCTGTAGGATGATTCGGTTACAACTGCCTGCGCTTGCTCGTCTGTAAAAATTACCATCTTTATTGATAACTCCTTTTTGTTCACCGCGACTACTTAAAAATAACAGCTTCCATTCCATTTGTAAATACTATTCTAAACCCTTAAGTTTACATAATATTATTATGGTTCTTTTCGACACAAAAAAATAAAACGGAACTTATTCCGTTTTACATCACTTTTGCTTTAATAAACACTTGTGGATTTTGCGCTTTTATCGCTTTCACAAAGCGGTTTGGGTTGCGCAGAATAAAAAAGTAAGAAACATTTGAACGGGTATAAACAGCGATCCGTTCCTTTTTGACGTAAGGACGGATAATATATTTCTCAAAAAAGGATGCATCCTTTGATATTTCACCCATTTCAAACACTTCCACAATCTCATTCGTTGGAATAGATGTTTCCTGGGTGCCATTTTTAACAACAAGCACTCCCTCTTCTACTTTATGTCCAGAGAATACACGGCTTGCCCATACTATTCCGGCAATCATTGCAACGACAGCTGCTGCCATATAGATCATACTCATCCTCCTGATCGTTCATCATTCATTTATTTGCCATCCTTATTTTACTCGTTTTTTCTAAAAAAACACCTATTTCCTTCAGAAAAATGTAGCATTTTTGTGACAAATAGCCAGAATGATATTGACAGCGCTTGCAATTTATGCTTTTTAAAAAAGACTTTAAAAATGTAAAACAGGTGAAGCATTTGCTTCACCTGTTATGGTTTCATTCAGAATTATTGTTTTTCAACGTTAGCAGCTTGTGGGCCACGTGGTCCTTCAACCACTTCAAATGTCACGTTTTGACCTTCTTCAAGTGATTTGTAGCCTTCACCTTGAATAGCTGAGAAATGAACGAATACATCGTCCTGTCCTTCAACTTCGATAAAACCGAAGCCTTTTTCTGCGTTAAACCATTTTACTTTACCTTCTAGCATGTTATGTCCTCCTCGCGCTTAATACGCAAATCTTTTCTTGCTGTTTGCTGCTATTTCAAGATGAAGCACGTAATGTGATATCATTTGAAACGAACGAACAACTGTCTTTACTATATCATCTTTTTTTAGGCGGTGCAACCGCAATCTTTCCATTTTTCTCAATTTCAAGCATCCTTGCTATCTGTAAAAGATGAGCTGGAATATCCCATTTTATCGTACGGTCCGGGTAGACCCACATGCGGATGATATCAAGCTTATCAAGACCGGTCTCAAGCTTTGACACAACCCATTTCATTCGGTCAAGCCCTGGGTTTGCCATAATAAACAAGCTTGGATTTTCAGCTTCCCCCTGGGCACGAATGAGCTTTTCAATCTGGTCTCCTGTATTGCCCCGCAGCTGGTTGTTGTCATAAACCATGCCTTCCTGCTGGCGTTTTCCGCGTGAACCTTTACACTTTATGTAAGCGTACCAGTCCTGTTTAGCGGCGATTAGATCATGGCTCCCGGCTGCAGCTTCAAGCTGGAGCGTCCATCCTTGAGCCATTAAATGCTCCGTTACAGCTTCAAGTACTTCTTCCTGTGTTAGAACAAATTCATCCGGCACTTTTAATCGTTCAAGACTAATCGGCACACGTCTTCCCTCCTTTTCTTTTCATATTACATTCCACCCGCATGCCTGGTTTCCCTTCTCAGCGCAGAATTTTCCGCATAATCTGCACGCGATTTTCATAAGGAGGATACAAAAACGGCATGGAAAGCGACGTTTTTTTGCGCAGAATGCTTTTTTTATGGGAAAAAAGATCGAAGCTTGCTTTTCCATGATAGGCATTCATGCCGGAAGGCCCGACGCCGCCAAACGGAAGATGCGGACTTGATACGTGAAGAAGCGTATCATTGATCGTAGCACCGCCAAACGGAATGGAAGAAACAAGCTTTTCTTCAATTGCTGCCTCTTTTGTAAACGCGTAAAGCGCCAGCGGTTTAGGAAGCTGTTTGACTTTCTTAATGGCCTCATCGAGCTCCGTATAAGTAAGAACAGGCAAAATTGGACCAAATATCTCTTCTTCCATTAATGCATCGCCCCACTCTGCTTCAACCACAGCAGGCGCAATAAACAAGTCTTCCCTGTCTGCCGCGCCGCCCATAAGAAGGCGCCCGTTCGTCCGCTCGAGCATAGCGTGCAGCCGGTTAAACTGCCGTTCGTTGACAATACGCGCAAAATCAGGACTTTCCTGCGGCGCTGCTCCGTAAAAATCATGCACAGCAAGCTGCAGTTCTTCCAAAAAAGCACCCTTTGCATTTTGATGTACGAGCACATAATCCGGTGCTACACATGTCTGGCCGGCGTTTGTAAATTTCCCCCATGCAATCCGGCGGGCGGCTTGTTTTAAATCAGCTGAATAGTCTACGAAAGCCGGGCTTTTGCCGCCGAGCTCCAGGGTAACGGGAATCAGCTGCTTAGCTTCTGCACCCATTACTACTTTTGCCGTTGAGGCACTTCCGGTGAAAAATATATAATTAAAAGGAGCTTCTAGCAAAGCGGTAACCGTTTCTTTTCCGCCTTCCTGGACACCGATAAACCCGGGCTCAAAAAGTTCTTCTAAAAGGCTTTTAATCACAGCAGAGGTGTGAGGGGTGCTTTCGGAAGGCTTGACCACAACGGTATTTCCGGCTGCAACGGCGCCGATTAGCGGTTCAAGAACCAATTGAAATGGATAATTAAACGGGCCGATAATGAGAACACTCCCGTACGGCTCCGGAATAATATAGCTTTCCGCCGGCTGCTGGTACAAAGGAGTATCGACTTTTTCCGCCGCTGCCCATTCCTTTAGATGATTCTGCATGTATCGAATGCTTTCATATAAGAAGCCGATTTCTGTTGTATACGCTTCAAAGGCACTTTTGCGTAGATCTCGGTGCAGTGCTGCTGAAATCTCGTTTTCATACTTTTTTATTGCTTGCTTTAACTCTGTCAGGCGCTCGATTCGCCAATCGATACTTCGGGTGACGCCTGAATCAAAAAAATCCTTCTGAGCCCGCATCATATCGGCCACATTCATGCTTATCAACCCCTGTATGTATTATTTCTTTTAGTTTAACAGTCTCCTATAGGAGCGTCAAAAAACACCTTCAAATTTGGGGTAAAGTGCGTTATGATGACACAGAGAGGTGAAGGTTGTGAACATATTGCTTTGGACAGCTGGTGCCGCCATTCAAGCAGCAGCAATGTCGATTTTTTTATTTCCGCACGCCATTTCTTCCGGCGGTGCAGCAGGTATCAGCATTATGATGAATCATGTGCTACATACTCCTTATGCGGCAACAATCTGGGGAGTGAACGCCATCATGATCGTCCTGGCCTTTAAATGGCTTGGCCTGAAAACAGCAGCCGGCACCATGTATTGTGTGTCGGTTACAGCGACCGTTATTCATTTTTTAACACCGGTTTTTATTGTTCCACCCGCAACAATTTGGCTTGATCTTCCGGCCGGCGCCCTTTTGTTTGGAATTGGGCTTGGCATCCTGTTTAAAGCCGGTGCTTCTTCCGGCGGTATGGATATCGCGGCGCTTATTCTGTCAAAATGGCGGAACTGGGCACCGGGACGAACGTTATTTTACATAAACACGCTGATTTTAATTGCAACGGGAATCGTGGTGGATGTTAAAACCATCCTCTATGCGATTGCCTGTCAATGGATCGCATCACGGATGATTGATTTTATTCAATCAGCTGCGGTTTATCCTGTGCAAAAAAAGGCGCTTCCGAAGCAGTAGCTTCAGGAAGCGCCTTTTTTTATTTGTCGTTCATCGCTGTTTTTAACGTTTCAATATTTTGTTTCATAATCGACATATAATCCTGTTTCTGTTCAATATCTTCTTCTGTCAGTGTAGCGAGGTTGTGAAGGCGGAGAGAATCTGCTCCAATTTCGTCTTGAATCACCTTAGCAATTTTAGGCGTTACGTTTTGCTCGAAAATCATGTAGTGAATATTATGCTCTTTCGCTGTATCGGCCAAATCTTTCAGCTCTTTTTGTGACGGCTCATCCGTAGACGATAAACCGGCCACACTCAGCTGTTCAATGCCGTATGATTTTTCCCAGTAGCCGTACGCTGCATGAGACACGAGAATTTCCTTATGTGCTGCTGTATCGGCCATTGTATGGAAGTCTTCATCCAGCTGCTCAAGCTCGGCTGCCAGCGCCTCATAGTTTTTTGTATAAAGCGCTTCTTCATTCGGGTTTAGTTCAACCAGTTCTTCTTTTACAATTTCAGCTATTTGTTCTGCCAACAGCGGATCCAGCCAGATGTGCGGATCCACTCCACCATGGTCATGCCCATCTTCTGATTCAGAGCTGTGCTCTTCTGCGGCTTCTTCTGATTCGTGATTATGCTCTTCCACTGCTTCTTCTGATTCAGCGCTATGTTCTTCTGTCCCGTGGTCATGTGCCGAATCAAGCTCCACCTGCTCACCTACATTTACCACATGCACATCTTCAGAAGAAAGGGTCTCGGTTACTTTATCTGCAAACGGCTCCAACTGAAGGCCATTATATAAGAATAAATCAGCTCCAGCGATATCTAATATCGTTTTAGATGTTGGCTCATACGTATGCTCATCTGCTCCTGCAGGCAGCATGCTTTCTACTTTTACCGTATCACCGCCGATACGCTGGGTAAAATATTGAAGCGGATAAATCGTTGTATAAACTGTCAATGTGTCATCCGCTGCTTTTTTTGTATCCGCTGCTTCGTTTTTTTCATTTCCGCAAGCTGCCAGCATTAAAAGCAAGCCAGCTGCCGCTGCTGTCCATTTTTTCACGTGTATATCCTCCAGAATCGAATGTTTCTTTAATAATATAGTAATCATTCCGATTTGTAAACAGTAATTGTTACGATTTAAAAAAGCACCCACCTTTTGGTGGGTGCCTGCTCGTTATTTCGTTAAAATAATCGGCTCGCCTCTCGTGACAATAACCGTATGTTCAATTTGCGCTACCCGGCTTCCGTCTGGTGTTACAAACGTCCATCCATCTCCTGACTCTTTAATCATATCGGCTTTTTCTGAAACGAACGGTTCAAACGCAATCACCATTCCTTCTTTTAAAAGCGCATTATCCCACGGATCAAAATAGTTTAAAATATGATCCGGTGCTTCATGGAGTGATTTGCCGATTCCATGCCCGGTTAAATTTTTAATGACCTCAAATCCATTGCGGCGCGCTTCATTTGCGACTGCTTTTCCAATTTGGTTTTGCTTTGCGCCTGCTTTGATTTTCATTAAGCCGCGCTCAAAAGCCTGCTCTGCCGTTTGGCATAATTTCGTTAAAACAGGATCGCCCTCGCCTACCACAAAGGAAATACCTGTGTCTGCAAAGTAGCCGTCGAGTGACCCGGAAACGTCAATATTTACAAGGTCGCCTTCTTGAATCACACGGCTTCCGGGGATACCGTGGGCCACTTCGTCATTTACACTAATACACGTAAAGCCCGGAAAATCGTATTCCCCTTTTGGCCCCGAAATCGCACCATGCTGCGCAAACAGGCGGCCGCCCAGTTCATCTATTTCTTTTGTAGTCACGCCTGGCTTTGTAAAAGCGCGCATTTCATCGCGAATCGACGCGACGATTTTTCCGATTTTTTGGAGTGCTTGAATATCTTCATCTGTTTTTACAATCATTAAGTCCATTCCTTCACTTTTAATTTTCCATTACTTATTATAGCAGAATGTTAAGAATCTGTTGAAAATATGTATGGATCATGTTTGATGCACCCATGCAATGTTAAACTAATACTATAAGCCGATACCATCCCGACCGAAGGAGTGATTTCGATGACGAAATGCATCATTTTTGATTTTGACGGTACCCTTTCTGATTCTATTCAAATATTTATAAAGGCATACAATGATTTTGCCGAAAAAGAGGGCTATAATCAAGTTTCAATTGAAGAACTTGATGATTTAAAAAAAATGAGCATTCCTGAGCGCTGCCGCCATTTAAATTTCCCAATGCGCAGCATCCCATTTGCGGCTCCGAAGCTATACCGCTTTATACGTGAATCAAAGGCCTCTCTTCCGCTGTTCCCAGGCATTAAACAAATGCTTGATGAATTAAGCAGCCGCGGCATTCACATTGCGATCATTTCATCAAATGCATCAGATATTATTAACCACTGCTTAAAATCAAATGGAATTCATTACATTCATGATATCTTTTCTTCTAAGTACATCTTCAGTAAAGATAAAATGATCAAAAAATTATTGAAGCAGTAC from Domibacillus sp. DTU_2020_1001157_1_SI_ALB_TIR_016 encodes:
- a CDS encoding PLP-dependent aminotransferase family protein, with translation MSIGQIMKRSIKSDAVAGWIKDQIVRGKWAIGTKIPSQRVLAEELSVNRSTVVAALEQLKAAGIIEGVMGKGTIVASNTWSLLAALPAEDKVQSLPADTGIIDLSKGELAEDVFPENYLNDVLSRLSGKIHSLGYEDRGGYEPLREAIAGYMTRQGTKVAPSSVLIVSGAMQGFGLIASGLLERGSSVLLEEPSYLYSIRTFQSLGMSLKGIEMDGDGVKLDSLQKTWTSGQKGALYTIPCFHNPTGILMSETRRKEVLSFCSTNRLPVIEDDIYRDLWLDEPPPPSLKSMDETGNVLYIGSLSKTLSPGLRIGWIAGSDSVIERLADLKMQADYGTSSLSQRVAAEWLGEGLYEHHLEYVRKELKKRRQAASESLQRHLSDVAQWTMPNGGFFVWLRLNQPISLRELYTEALNEGILFHPGSIYTEGTSRAIRLSYGYARPDQFEEGIKRMKKWIVALSK
- a CDS encoding DUF6509 family protein, which produces MVITEHTVEKIEDPFGILEGDRYEYRLFASVDEEDELYSPEGFYIRVLYAVTESGQHIAGLFLHNRIDDSVLDFELEEDEVEMVREYCASQLS
- a CDS encoding sporulation protein, with product MWKDFFSSIGIGSVKVDTMIDQKTVSPGETINGYVHIKGGKVEEPIDKIQILLYLQYEEVKEDSDFSWHEKHFQEVILPFKRNIKASEAHKVPFSIKIPLQSHKTDETHKWFIRTKVFIDQAVDPEDEDEVIIH
- a CDS encoding metal-dependent hydrolase, which gives rise to MKGSSHMAIGAVTGVGIAVWSQSSIVETALFGFAGAVTALVPDLDVNGKLANKITVEKKWLVLFFAAAGVLLALYSYFMLFGVKQVTGFLVSLGMLLLPRLFIKQRTSLFLTGAIAAYAGWYIQEIWIVYLGLFIIFASVVSHRTWTHSFIGMVLFYFVAAEIAQKFPIQGLQTVLMLAYLSHLIADMKLLPYNKKGTKFFYPVWKKEF
- the cspD gene encoding cold-shock protein CspD; this encodes MLEGKVKWFNAEKGFGFIEVEGQDDVFVHFSAIQGEGYKSLEEGQNVTFEVVEGPRGPQAANVEKQ
- a CDS encoding aldehyde dehydrogenase, translated to MNVADMMRAQKDFFDSGVTRSIDWRIERLTELKQAIKKYENEISAALHRDLRKSAFEAYTTEIGFLYESIRYMQNHLKEWAAAEKVDTPLYQQPAESYIIPEPYGSVLIIGPFNYPFQLVLEPLIGAVAAGNTVVVKPSESTPHTSAVIKSLLEELFEPGFIGVQEGGKETVTALLEAPFNYIFFTGSASTAKVVMGAEAKQLIPVTLELGGKSPAFVDYSADLKQAARRIAWGKFTNAGQTCVAPDYVLVHQNAKGAFLEELQLAVHDFYGAAPQESPDFARIVNERQFNRLHAMLERTNGRLLMGGAADREDLFIAPAVVEAEWGDALMEEEIFGPILPVLTYTELDEAIKKVKQLPKPLALYAFTKEAAIEEKLVSSIPFGGATINDTLLHVSSPHLPFGGVGPSGMNAYHGKASFDLFSHKKSILRKKTSLSMPFLYPPYENRVQIMRKILR
- a CDS encoding YitT family protein is translated as MNILLWTAGAAIQAAAMSIFLFPHAISSGGAAGISIMMNHVLHTPYAATIWGVNAIMIVLAFKWLGLKTAAGTMYCVSVTATVIHFLTPVFIVPPATIWLDLPAGALLFGIGLGILFKAGASSGGMDIAALILSKWRNWAPGRTLFYINTLILIATGIVVDVKTILYAIACQWIASRMIDFIQSAAVYPVQKKALPKQ
- a CDS encoding metal ABC transporter solute-binding protein, Zn/Mn family gives rise to the protein MKKWTAAAAGLLLMLAACGNEKNEAADTKKAADDTLTVYTTIYPLQYFTQRIGGDTVKVESMLPAGADEHTYEPTSKTILDIAGADLFLYNGLQLEPFADKVTETLSSEDVHVVNVGEQVELDSAHDHGTEEHSAESEEAVEEHNHESEEAAEEHSSESEDGHDHGGVDPHIWLDPLLAEQIAEIVKEELVELNPNEEALYTKNYEALAAELEQLDEDFHTMADTAAHKEILVSHAAYGYWEKSYGIEQLSVAGLSSTDEPSQKELKDLADTAKEHNIHYMIFEQNVTPKIAKVIQDEIGADSLRLHNLATLTEEDIEQKQDYMSIMKQNIETLKTAMNDK
- the map gene encoding type I methionyl aminopeptidase — encoded protein: MIVKTDEDIQALQKIGKIVASIRDEMRAFTKPGVTTKEIDELGGRLFAQHGAISGPKGEYDFPGFTCISVNDEVAHGIPGSRVIQEGDLVNIDVSGSLDGYFADTGISFVVGEGDPVLTKLCQTAEQAFERGLMKIKAGAKQNQIGKAVANEARRNGFEVIKNLTGHGIGKSLHEAPDHILNYFDPWDNALLKEGMVIAFEPFVSEKADMIKESGDGWTFVTPDGSRVAQIEHTVIVTRGEPIILTK
- a CDS encoding HAD hydrolase-like protein — protein: MTKCIIFDFDGTLSDSIQIFIKAYNDFAEKEGYNQVSIEELDDLKKMSIPERCRHLNFPMRSIPFAAPKLYRFIRESKASLPLFPGIKQMLDELSSRGIHIAIISSNASDIINHCLKSNGIHYIHDIFSSKYIFSKDKMIKKLLKQYNYSREEVFYVGDEQRDIDACMKSGLRAVWASWGYDHESLISGEASKAAVPDDIVDFALRT